In a single window of the Diospyros lotus cultivar Yz01 chromosome 10, ASM1463336v1, whole genome shotgun sequence genome:
- the LOC127811338 gene encoding farnesyl pyrophosphate synthase-like: MGDLKSRFLEVYSTLKSELLHDPAFDFTETSRQWVERMLDYNVPGGKLNRGLSVIDSYKLLNEGKDLTSEEIFLACALGWCIEWLQAYFLVLDDIMDGSHTRRGQPCWFRVPKVGLIAVNDGVLLRNHIPRILKKHFRGKPYYVDLLDLFNEVEFQTASGQMIDLITTLEGEKDLSKYSMPLHHRIVQYKTAYYSFYLPVACALLMSGENLENHVDVKNILIEMGTYFQVQDDYLDCFGAPEVIGKIGTDIQDFKCSWLVVKAMELSNEEQKKLLLENYGIDDPARIAKVKELYNDLNLQGVFTGYESKSYDRLNKLIEAHPSKAVQAVLRSFLGKIYKRQK; encoded by the exons ATGGGCGATCTGAAATCAAGGTTTCTGGAAGTGTACTCCACGCTGAAATCGGAGCTGCTTCACGACCCTGCCTTCGACTTTACCGAAACATCGCGTCAATGGGTGGAGCGA ATGCTGGACTACAATGTCCCTGGAG GAAAGCTCAACCGAGGCCTGTCTGTTATTGATAGCTACAAGTTGCTAAATGAAGGAAAGGACCTTACCAGTGAAGAAATTTTTCTTGCATGTGCTCTTGGGTGGTGCATTGAATGG CTTCAAGCGTATTTTCTTGTCCTTGATGATATTATGGATGGTTCTCACACACGCAGAGGTCAACCATGTTGGTTCAGAGTGCCAAAG GTTGGTCTCATTGCTGTCAATGATGGTGTGCTGCTTCGCAATCATATACCTAGAATTCTCAAAAAACATTTCAGGGGAAAGCCTTATTATGTGGACCTGCTGGATTTATTCAATGAG GTAGAATTTCAGACAGCATCTGGACAGATGATTGATTTGATTACCACTCTTGAAGGAGAGAAAGACTTGTCCAAGTACTCAATGCCTCT TCACCACCGGATTGTTCAGTACAAAACTGCTTACTACTCATTTTATCTGCCA GTGGCATGTGCATTGCTTATGTCGGGTGAGAATTTGGAAAATCATGTTGACGTAAAGAACATACTCATTGAAATGGGAACCTATTTTCAAGTGCAG GATGATTACCTGGACTGTTTTGGAGCTCCTGAGGTGATTGGAAAG ATTGGAACAGATATTCAAGACTTTAAGTGTTCTTGGTTGGTCGTGAAAGCAATGGAACTCTCCAATGAGGAACAGAAGAAGTTGCTACTT GAGAACTATGGGATAGATGATCCAGCTCGTATAGCAAAAGTGAAGGAACTTTATAATGATCTCAATCTTCAG GGTGTGTTCACAGGTTATGAAAGCAAAAGCTACGACAGGCTAAACAAGTTGATTGAAGCTCACCCGAGCAAAGCAGTACAAGCCGTGTTGCGATCATTCTTGGGAAAGATTTACAAAAGGCAGAAGTAG
- the LOC127811808 gene encoding E3 ubiquitin-protein ligase At1g63170-like, whose product MNSSYFFVADSACNSGTAVSYSAVSASGEDDQAGMAVRNRFSRVPSSSFLARTAVRVSRARWFSFLRRVFHYQNGSRSDLGSNPFNAGSWMAMELTALLVQIVMVTYTLAVSGGERPVWPMRVWLSGYDLGSVLNLVVLFWRYWVFHVNARDSLGHLDAEQQRTNEEPRNLHFMNKFRTYLELFFAIWFVMGNVWLFDSRSGSFRRAPKLYLLCISLLAWNAVCYSFPFLLFVFLCCLVPLVSSLLGYNMNMASVHRGDSDDQISSLPSWKYTDFDTSSELGKSVQNHENPECCICLSKYREKEEMRQLPCSHIFHLQCVDQWLRIISCCPLCKQQLEER is encoded by the exons ATGAACAGCAGTTACTTCTTCGTAGCAGATTCTGCGTGCAACTCCGGGACTGCAGTTTCGTATTCGGCAGTTTCTGCCAGCGGGGAAGATGATCAAGCGGGCATGGCAGTGCGAAACAGGTTCTCCCGGGTTCCCTCTTCCTCGTTCTTGGCAAGGACAGCGGTGAGGGTGTCACGAGCCAGGTGGTTCAGCTTCCTGAGAAGGGTGTTTCACTACCAAAATGGATCAAGATCTGATCTTGGCTCGAACCCATTCAATGCCGGTTCTTGGATGGCGATGGAGCTGACAGCTTTGCTTGTTCAGATTGTGATGGTAACGTATACTCTGGCGGTTTCCGGGGGAGAAAGGCCGGTTTGGCCCATGAGAGTGTGGCTTTCGGGGTACGATCTTGGCAGTGTCCTCAATCTGGTGGTGCTTTTTTGGCGGTATTGGGTGTTCCATGTCAATGCAAGAGATAGCTTGGGCCATTTGGACGCAGAACAGCAGAGGACTAACGAAGAACCCAG GAACTTGCATTTCATGAACAAATTCCGGACCTACCTCGAGCTGTTCTTCGCGATATGGTTCGTGATGGGCAATGTCTGGCTGTTCGATTCTCGCTCTGGGTCGTTTCGTCGAGCTCCAAAGCTCTATCTCCTCTGCATCTCTCTGCTCGCTTGGAATGCAGTCTGCTACTCCTTCCCATTCCTGCTGTTTGTCTTCCTGTGCTGCCTTGTACCCCTCGTTAGCAGCCTCCTCGGCTACAACATGAACATGGCGTCAGTCCATCGAGGGGACTCTGACGATCAAATCTCCAGCCTACCCTCCTGGAAATACACAGATTTCGACACCAGTTCAGAGCTCGGAAAATCAGTCCAAAACCATGAAAACCCC GAATGCTGCATCTGTCTATCAAAGTACAGGGAGAAGGAAGAGATGAGACAACTGCCGTGCTCACACATATTCCATCTGCAGTGTGTGGATCAATGGCTCAGAATCATATCCTGCTGCCCTCTTTGTAAGCAACAACTAGAAGAGAGGTGA
- the LOC127811340 gene encoding farnesyl pyrophosphate synthase produces the protein MSDLKSKFLQVYSTLKSELLHDPAFDFTDTSRQWVERMLDYNVPGGKLNRGLSVIDSYKLLNEGKDLSSEEVFLACALGWCIEWLQAYFLVLDDIMDNSHTRRGQPCWFRLPKIGLIAVNDGLLLRNHIPRILRKHFRGKPYYVDLLDLFNEVEFQTASGQMIDLITTLEGEKDLSKYSMPLHHQIVQYKTAYYSFYLPVACALLMSGENLENHVDVKHVLVEMGTYFQVQDDYLDCFGAPEVIGKIGTDIQDFKCSWLVVKAMELSTEEQKKLLHENYGKDDPVCIAKVKQLYNDLNLQGVFAEYESKSYEKLINLIEAHPSKAVQAVLQSFLAKIYKRQK, from the exons ATGAGCGATCTCAAATCCAAGTTTCTCCAAGTGTACTCCACTCTCAAATCGGAGCTGCTCCACGACCCTGCCTTCGACTTCACCGACACATCCCGCCAATGGGTCGAGCGA ATGCTGGACTACAATGTACCTGGAG GAAAGCTCAACCGAGGCCTCTCAGTTATTGACAGCTACAAGTTGCTAAACGAAGGAAAGGACCTTTCCAGTGAAGAAGTTTTTCTTGCATGTGCGCTTGGGTGGTGCATTGAATGG CTTCAAGcatattttcttgttcttgATGACATTATGGATAACTCTCACACACGCAGGGGTCAACCTTGTTGGTTCAGACTGCCAAAG ATTGGTCTCATTGCTGTCAATGATGGTTTGCTGCTCCGCAATCATATACCTAGAATTCTCAGAAAACATTTCAGGGGAAAGCCTTACTATGTGGATCTGCTGGATTTATTCAATGAG GTAGAATTTCAGACTGCATCTGGACAAATGATTGATTTGATCACGACACTTGAAGGAGAGAAAGACTTGTCAAAGTATTCAATGCCTCT TCACCACCAGATTGTTCAGTACAAAACTGCTTACTACTCATTTTACCTGCCA GTGGCATGTGCACTGCTAATGTCAGGCGAGAATTTGGAAAATCATGTTGATGTAAAGCACGTACTCGTTGAAATGGGAACCTATTTTCAAGTGCAG GATGATTACCTGGACTGTTTTGGAGCTCCTGAGGTGATTGGTAAG ATTGGAACTGATATTCAAGACTTCAAGTGTTCTTGGTTGGTCGTAAAAGCAATGGAACTCTCCACCGAGGAACAGAAAAAGTTGCTACAT GAGAACTACGGGAAAGATGATCCAGTTTGTATAGCAAAAGTGAAGCAACTTTACAATGATCTCAATCTTCAG GGCGTGTTCGCAGAATATGAGAGTAAGAGTTATGAGAAACTAATCAACTTGATTGAAGCTCACCCGAGCAAAGCAGTGCAAGCCGTGTTGCAATCATTCCTGGCCAAGATATACAAGAGGCAGAAGTAG